Proteins encoded together in one Polaribacter reichenbachii window:
- a CDS encoding biotin/lipoyl-containing protein, which produces MNSLKRILNWLTFHKKSNRKIVKHMVFEIPYDDKKTTDILVPNIQNKRFKISKWFVSVGDFIEKGQIICELESDSITLEFESLAQGKLVYITKSKENLMADKLICKIE; this is translated from the coding sequence ATGAATTCGCTAAAAAGAATATTAAATTGGTTAACATTTCATAAAAAAAGCAACAGAAAAATTGTAAAACATATGGTGTTTGAAATACCTTATGATGATAAAAAAACTACAGATATTCTTGTTCCAAATATTCAAAATAAAAGATTTAAAATTTCTAAGTGGTTTGTATCTGTGGGAGATTTTATTGAAAAAGGTCAAATAATTTGTGAGCTAGAAAGCGATTCTATAACACTAGAATTCGAAAGTTTAGCACAAGGAAAGTTAGTTTACATTACCAAATCTAAAGAAAATTTAATGGCTGATAAACTTATTTGTAAAATTGAATAA
- the ttcA gene encoding tRNA 2-thiocytidine(32) synthetase TtcA: MESIKQTTKKLQKATAQAIQQFTMIAEGDKIMVCLSGGKDSYTLLDMLMYFKKVAPISFDIIAVNLDQKQPNFPEEVLPNYLTNLQVDFKIIEKNTYKIVMDKTPEGKTTCSLCSRLRRGTLYEAAKDLGCNKLALGHHRNDILETFFLNFFFAGKMETMPPKFKNDAGNLVVLRPLSFCKESDIETYSNHQNFPIIPCNLCGSQENLQRKKVKQMITDWESEFPNRNAIMMNALQNVFPSHLLDQKLYDFDNLESNVYEKFSNIRE, from the coding sequence ATGGAATCTATAAAACAGACTACAAAAAAACTACAAAAAGCTACTGCACAAGCCATACAACAATTTACAATGATTGCAGAAGGCGATAAAATTATGGTTTGTTTATCTGGTGGTAAAGACAGTTATACTTTATTAGATATGTTGATGTATTTTAAAAAAGTAGCTCCTATTTCTTTTGATATAATTGCAGTAAATCTAGATCAAAAACAACCGAATTTTCCTGAAGAAGTTTTACCAAATTACTTAACAAACTTACAGGTTGATTTTAAGATTATTGAAAAAAATACCTACAAAATTGTAATGGATAAAACACCAGAAGGTAAAACAACTTGTAGTTTGTGTTCTCGATTACGAAGAGGAACTTTATACGAAGCTGCTAAAGATTTAGGTTGTAATAAATTAGCTCTAGGTCATCATAGAAATGATATTTTAGAAACCTTTTTCTTGAATTTCTTTTTTGCTGGTAAAATGGAAACAATGCCACCAAAATTTAAAAATGATGCTGGTAATTTGGTAGTTTTAAGACCTTTATCTTTTTGTAAAGAAAGTGATATAGAAACATACTCAAACCATCAAAATTTTCCTATAATACCTTGTAATTTATGCGGATCTCAAGAAAATTTACAACGTAAAAAGGTAAAACAAATGATTACAGACTGGGAATCTGAATTCCCTAACAGAAATGCCATTATGATGAATGCCTTACAGAATGTTTTTCCATCTCATTTATTAGATCAAAAACTATATGATTTTGATAATTTAGAAAGTAATGTTTATGAAAAATTTAGTAATATTAGGGAATAA